Below is a genomic region from Streptomyces roseoviridis.
CCGCCCCCGGCACGTCCGCCGGCCCAGGAGCCACCGCCGGCTCCGCCCTCCCCGGGACCCCGACCGCCCCGACGACCCCCGGCAGGTGACCCGTGCCCTCCAAGGAGCCCCCGCGCCGCCGCGTCCCCGGCCCCGCGCGGCCCGCACGCCCCCGCCCCGCCGGCTCCGGCCGCCCCGCCGCGCGGCGGCCCGCCCCGCCCCGGCGCCCCGCCGCCCGGCCCGCGGCCAGGGCGCGCACCATCCGGCTCGGCAGCCCCAAGCCCCGGCTGCGCCTGGTCTCCCTCGGCCTGACCCTCGTCATGCTGGCGTTCGTCGTCCGGCTCCTCCAGGTCCAGGCCGTGGACGCCAGCGCGTACGCCGCCAAGGCCGAGAAGCACCGCTACCAGGAGTACACCCTCACCGCCGACCGCGGTGAGATCACCGACCGGGCCGGGATCGCCCTGGCCGCCAGCGTCGACGCGTACGACATCACCGCCGACCCCAAACTCTTCACGCCCGCCGAGTCCAAGACCGCGGACGCCCCCGAGCAGGCCGCCGCGCTGCTCGCCCCGCTCCTCGGCAAGCAGCCCGCCGAGCTCGCGGCGAAGCTGCGCACCCCCAAGTCCCGCTACACCCTGCTCGCCCGCAAGCAGACCCCGCAGGTCTGGAAGCAGATCAAGGACCTGAAGAAGGTCTACGAGGAGAAGGCCGATCCCGCCAACGGCGGCAACGGGATCAACCTGCTCGGCGGCGTCCTCGGCGAGCCCAGCACCAAGCGCGTCTACCCCAACGGCGAGCTCGCCGCCGGGATACTGGGCTACGTCAACGCCGAGGGCCGCGGCGCCGGCGGCATCGAGTCCATGCTCGACGAGGAACTGGCCGGCAAGGACGGCAAGATCAGGTTCGCCCAGGCCGGCGGGCGCCGGGTGCCCACCGCCGGTTCCCAGGGCACCCCCGCCGTCCCCGGCTCCGACATCGAGCTGACCATCGACCGGGACATCCAGTGGGCCGCCCAGCAGGCCATCACCGAGCAGGTCCGCAAGTCCAGGGCCGACCGCGGCTACGTCGTCGTCCAGGACACCCGCACCGGCGAGGTCCTCGCCATGGCCAACGCCCCCGGCTTTGACCCCAACGACCTCTCCCAGGCCAACGCCACCGCCATGGGCAACGCGGCCCTCCAGGACGCCTACGAGCCCGGCTCCACCAGCAAGGTGATGTCCATGGCCGCCGTCCTGGAGGAGGGCAAGGCCACCCCCGGCACCCACGTCGTCGTCCCCAACCGCCTGCACCGCGGCGACCGGCTCTTCAAGGACGACGTCGACCACAAGACCTGGTACCTGACCCTCAACGGCGTCCTCGCCAAGTCCAGCAACATCGGCACCATCCTGGCCACCGGCCAGCTCGGCAGGACGCAGGCCGAGTCCAACCGGGTCCTCCACGACTACCTGCGCAAGTTCGGCATCGGCAGCCGCACCGGCCTCGGCTACCCCGGCGAGACGCCCGGCATCCTCGCGCGGCCCGAGACCTGGTCGACCTCCCAGCAGTACACGATCCCCTTCGGCCAGGGCCTGTCCGTCAACGCCATGCAGGCCACCTCGGTCTACTCGACCATCGCCAACGGCGGCGTCCGCATCGAACCGACCCTGGTCCGCGGCACCAAGGGCCCCGACGGCCGCTTCACCCCGGCGCCCGCCCCCAAGGAGACCCGGGTCATCAGCGAGAAGACCGCCAGGACCCTCGCGCAGATGCTGGAGTCGGTCGTCGACGACGAGGCGGGCACCGGCACCAAGGCCGCCATCCCCGGCTACCGCGTCGCCGGCAAGACCGGCACCGCCAACCGCGTCGACCCCGAACTCGGCCGCTACAAGGGCTACACCGCCTCCTTCGCCGGCTTCGCCCCCGCCGACAAGCCCCGCGTCACCGTCTACTGCGCCATCCAGAACCCCACGAAGGGCAGCTACTTCGGCGGACAGATCTGCGGACCGATCTACAAGAAGGTCATGGAGTTCGCCCTCAAGACCCTCCACGTCCCGCCGACCGGCAGCGCACCCGCCCGGCTGCCGGTGGAATTCAGGCCCGCCCCCTGACGGCGGCCCTCCCGTCCGCGCCCACCCGACACGCCGGCACATCCCGCCGGCGACACCCGTGACACTCCGGGAGCACCAGTGACAACCATCACCCCCCGTTCCGGGAACCGGAAATCGAACTCCGGCGACGCCGCGGCCTCATTTAGCCCTGCGCAGGGTGCGCCCGGTACGCTCACCGCCGTGCCACACGCTGATCAGTACCGAACCACCCCGCCCCGCCCGGAGCGGGTCCGCCCGACACCCCTGGGCGAACTCGCCGCGCGGCTGGGCATCGAGACCACCGGCCCCGCCGCCGAGGTCTCGGGCATCACGCACGACTCCCGGGCGGTGCGCCCGGGCGACGTGTACGCCGCCCTGCCCGGCGCCCGCGTCCACGGCGCCGAATTCGTCGCGCAGGCGGCCGGACTGGGCGCCGCCGCCGTCCTGACCGACCCGGCGGGCGCCGAACGCGCCGCCGCGACCGGCCTGCCGGTCCTGGTCGTCCCGGACCCGCGCGGCCGGATGGGCGAGCTCGCCGCCGAGATCTACGGGCGGCCCGGCGAGGACCTCCTCCAGATCGGCATCACCGGCACCTCCGGCAAGACCACCACCGCCTACCTGGTCGAGGGCGGACTGCGCGGCGGCGGCAAGCACACCGGCCTCGTCGGCACGGTGGAGATGCGGATCGGCGACGAGCGCATCAAGTCGGAGCGGACCACCCCCGAAGCCACCGACCTCCAGGCCCTGTTCGCGGTCATGCGCGAACGCGGCGTCGAGGCCGTCGCGATGGAGGTCTCCAGCCACGCCCTCGTGCTCGGCCGGGTCGACGGCTGCGTCTTCGACGTCGCCGTCTTCAACAACCTGAGCCCGGAGCACATGGAGTTCCACTCCGACATGGAGGACTACTTCCAGGCCAAGGCGCGGCTCTTCACCCCCGAGCGCAGCAGACGGGGCGTGGTGAACCTCGACGACGACTACGGCCGCCGGCTCGCGAAGGAGGCCACCGTCCCGGTCGTCACCTTCTCCGCCGCCGGTGACCGCGACGCCGACTGGCGCGCCGAGGACGTCCGTCTCGGCGCCGCCGATTCCACGTTCACGGTCGTCGGCCCGGACGGCGAGCGGATCCGGGCCACCGCGCCCCTGCCCGGCCCGTTCAACGTGGCCAACACCCTCGCCGCGATCGTCACCCTCGCCCTCGCCGGGATCGACCCGCAGACCGCGGCCGACGGCGTCGCCGCCGTCCCCGGCGTCCCCGGTCGCCTGGAGCGGGTCGACGCCGGCCAGCCGTACCTCGCGGTCGTCGACTACGCGCACAAGACCGACGCCGTCGAATCGGTCCTGCGCTCGCTGCGCGAGGTGACCCGCGGCAGGCTGCACGTGGTCATCGGCTGCGGCGGCGACCGCGACACCACCAAGCGCGGCCCGATGGGCGCCGCCGCGGCCCGGCTCGCCGACACCGCCGTCCTCACCTCCGACAACCCCCGCTCCGAGGACCCCCTCGCGATCCTCACCGCGATGCTCGCGGGAGCCGCCGAGGTGCCGGCCGCCGAGCGGGGCGAGGTCCTGGTCGACGCCGACCGGGCCGCCGCCATCGCCGCGGCCGTCGCCCGGGCCCGGCCCGGCGACACCGTCCTGGTCGCGGGCAAGGGCCACGAGCAGGGCCAGGAGGCCGCCGGAGTGGTCCGCCCCTTCGACGACCGCCAGGTCCTGCGCGAGGCGATCCTGGCCGGCCAGGCGCACCGGGCCGGCGAACAAGCCGCCCAGCAGGACGAACACCGTCACGAGAACAGTCAGGGATGAAGCAGTGATCGCCCTCTCCCTCGCCGAGATCGCCGAAATCGTCGGCGGGCAGCCGCACGACATACCGGATCCGGCCGTCCAGGTCACCGGTGACGTCGTCATCGACTCCCGCAAGGTGACTCCCGGCAGCCTCTTCGCCGCCTTCGCCGGCGAGCACGTCGACGGCCACGCGTACGCGGAGCGTGCCGTCGAGGCGGGCGCGGCAGCCGTGCTGGCCGCCCGCCCCGTCGGCGTGCCCGCGATCGTGGTCGAGGACGTCCAGGCGGCGCTCGGGGCCCTCGCCCGGGCCGTCGTCGGGCGCCTCGGCACCGACGTCGTCGCGCTCACCGGCTCGGCCGGCAAGACCTCCACCAAGGACCTGATCGCCCAGGTCCTCCAGCGGCACGCGCCCACCGTGTGGACGCCCGGCTCCCTCAACAACGAGATCGGCCTGCCGCTCACCGCGCTCACGGCCACCGCCGAGACCCGGCACCTCGTCCTGGAGATGGGGGCGCGCGGAATCGGCCACATCCGCTACCTCACCGGCCTCACCCCGCCCCGCATCGGCCTCGTCCTCAACGTGGGCAGCGCCCACATCGGCGAGTTCGGCGGCCGCGAGCAGATCGCCCAGGCCAAGGGCGAGCTGGTCGAGTCCCTGCCGGCAGCCGAGGACGGCGGCATCGCCGTCCTCAACGCCGACGACCCGCTGGTGCGCGCGATGGCGAGCCGCACCAAGGCGCGGGTCACCCTCTTCGGAGAGGCGGACGAAGCGGCCGTACGTGCCGAGAATGTCCGGCTCACAGAGAACGGACAGCCCTCTTTCAGGCTTCACACACCCACCGGGTGCAGCGACGTGACCTTGCGCCTGTACGGTGAGCACCACGTGTCGAACGCGCTCGCCGCGGCCGCCGTCGCCCATGAGCTGGGCATGCCCGTCGAGGAGATCGCCACCGCGCTCTCCGAGGCCGGCTCCCTGTCGCGCTGGCGCATGGAGGTCACCGAGCGTCCGGACGGCGTGACGATCGTCAACGACGCCTACAACGCGAACCCCGAGTCCATGCGAGCCGCCCTGCGCGCGCTCGCGGCCATGGGCAGGTCTGCACAGGCCAGGGGCTCCCGGACGTGGGCGGTGCTCGGCAAGATGGCCGAGCTCGGAGACGAGTCGCTCGCCGAGCACGACGCGGTCGGACGGCTCGCCGTCCGGCTCAACGTCAGCAAGCTCGTCGCGGTCGGGGACAGGGAAGCTGCCTGGCTGCAACTGGGCGCCTATAACGAGGGTTCGTGGGGTGAGGAGTCGGTGCACGTGTCCGACGCGCAGGCGGCGGTCGACCTGTTGCGCAGTGAGCTGCGCCCGGGGGACATCGTCCTGGTGAAGGCTTCCAGGTCGGTCGGGCTCGAGCGGGTCGCCCTGGCACTGCTCGAAACCGCGGGCTCCGAGGGTGAGGTCGCCGGCCGATGAGGCAGATCCTCTTCGCGGGGGCCATCGGGCTCTTCCTGACCCTGATCGGCACCCCGCTGCTCATCAAGCTGCTCGCCCGCAAGGGATACGGCCAGTTCATCCGGGACGACGGCCCGCGCACCCACGGATCGAAGAAGGGCACGCCCACCATGGGCGGCATCTCCTTCATCCTGGCCACCCTCATCGCGTACGCGCTGGCGAAGGTCATCACCGGTGAGGACCCGACGTACTCGGGCGTCCTGGTGCTGTTCCTGATGGCCGGCATGGGCCTGGTCGGCTTCCTCGACGACTACATCAAGATCGTCAAGCAGCGTTCGCTGGGCCTGCGGGCCAAGGCGAAGATGGCCGGCCAGCTGATCGTCGGCATCGCCTTCGCCGTGCTCTCGCTGCAGTTCGCGGATCTGCGCGGCCTCACCCCGGCCTCCGAGAGGCTCTCCTTCATCACCGACTTCGGCTGGTCCATCGGCCCGGTGCTGTTCGTGGTCTGGGCGCTCTTCATGATCCTGGCCATGTCCAACGGCGTGAACCTG
It encodes:
- a CDS encoding UDP-N-acetylmuramoyl-tripeptide--D-alanyl-D-alanine ligase, encoding MIALSLAEIAEIVGGQPHDIPDPAVQVTGDVVIDSRKVTPGSLFAAFAGEHVDGHAYAERAVEAGAAAVLAARPVGVPAIVVEDVQAALGALARAVVGRLGTDVVALTGSAGKTSTKDLIAQVLQRHAPTVWTPGSLNNEIGLPLTALTATAETRHLVLEMGARGIGHIRYLTGLTPPRIGLVLNVGSAHIGEFGGREQIAQAKGELVESLPAAEDGGIAVLNADDPLVRAMASRTKARVTLFGEADEAAVRAENVRLTENGQPSFRLHTPTGCSDVTLRLYGEHHVSNALAAAAVAHELGMPVEEIATALSEAGSLSRWRMEVTERPDGVTIVNDAYNANPESMRAALRALAAMGRSAQARGSRTWAVLGKMAELGDESLAEHDAVGRLAVRLNVSKLVAVGDREAAWLQLGAYNEGSWGEESVHVSDAQAAVDLLRSELRPGDIVLVKASRSVGLERVALALLETAGSEGEVAGR
- a CDS encoding UDP-N-acetylmuramoyl-L-alanyl-D-glutamate--2,6-diaminopimelate ligase, whose product is MTTITPRSGNRKSNSGDAAASFSPAQGAPGTLTAVPHADQYRTTPPRPERVRPTPLGELAARLGIETTGPAAEVSGITHDSRAVRPGDVYAALPGARVHGAEFVAQAAGLGAAAVLTDPAGAERAAATGLPVLVVPDPRGRMGELAAEIYGRPGEDLLQIGITGTSGKTTTAYLVEGGLRGGGKHTGLVGTVEMRIGDERIKSERTTPEATDLQALFAVMRERGVEAVAMEVSSHALVLGRVDGCVFDVAVFNNLSPEHMEFHSDMEDYFQAKARLFTPERSRRGVVNLDDDYGRRLAKEATVPVVTFSAAGDRDADWRAEDVRLGAADSTFTVVGPDGERIRATAPLPGPFNVANTLAAIVTLALAGIDPQTAADGVAAVPGVPGRLERVDAGQPYLAVVDYAHKTDAVESVLRSLREVTRGRLHVVIGCGGDRDTTKRGPMGAAAARLADTAVLTSDNPRSEDPLAILTAMLAGAAEVPAAERGEVLVDADRAAAIAAAVARARPGDTVLVAGKGHEQGQEAAGVVRPFDDRQVLREAILAGQAHRAGEQAAQQDEHRHENSQG
- the mraY gene encoding phospho-N-acetylmuramoyl-pentapeptide-transferase, whose translation is MRQILFAGAIGLFLTLIGTPLLIKLLARKGYGQFIRDDGPRTHGSKKGTPTMGGISFILATLIAYALAKVITGEDPTYSGVLVLFLMAGMGLVGFLDDYIKIVKQRSLGLRAKAKMAGQLIVGIAFAVLSLQFADLRGLTPASERLSFITDFGWSIGPVLFVVWALFMILAMSNGVNLTDGLDGLATGASVMVFGAYTFIGLWQFQESCANAMTLTNPNACFEVRDPLDLAVVASALMGACFGFLWWNTSPAKIFMGDTGSLALGGALAGLAICSRTELLLALLGGLFVMITMSVVIQVGSFKMTGKRVFRMAPLQHHFELKGWSEVLVVVRFWIIQGMCVIVGLGLFYAGWASEK
- a CDS encoding penicillin-binding protein 2 produces the protein MPSKEPPRRRVPGPARPARPRPAGSGRPAARRPAPPRRPAARPAARARTIRLGSPKPRLRLVSLGLTLVMLAFVVRLLQVQAVDASAYAAKAEKHRYQEYTLTADRGEITDRAGIALAASVDAYDITADPKLFTPAESKTADAPEQAAALLAPLLGKQPAELAAKLRTPKSRYTLLARKQTPQVWKQIKDLKKVYEEKADPANGGNGINLLGGVLGEPSTKRVYPNGELAAGILGYVNAEGRGAGGIESMLDEELAGKDGKIRFAQAGGRRVPTAGSQGTPAVPGSDIELTIDRDIQWAAQQAITEQVRKSRADRGYVVVQDTRTGEVLAMANAPGFDPNDLSQANATAMGNAALQDAYEPGSTSKVMSMAAVLEEGKATPGTHVVVPNRLHRGDRLFKDDVDHKTWYLTLNGVLAKSSNIGTILATGQLGRTQAESNRVLHDYLRKFGIGSRTGLGYPGETPGILARPETWSTSQQYTIPFGQGLSVNAMQATSVYSTIANGGVRIEPTLVRGTKGPDGRFTPAPAPKETRVISEKTARTLAQMLESVVDDEAGTGTKAAIPGYRVAGKTGTANRVDPELGRYKGYTASFAGFAPADKPRVTVYCAIQNPTKGSYFGGQICGPIYKKVMEFALKTLHVPPTGSAPARLPVEFRPAP